A single Candoia aspera isolate rCanAsp1 chromosome 5, rCanAsp1.hap2, whole genome shotgun sequence DNA region contains:
- the LOC134498532 gene encoding uncharacterized protein LOC134498532: MVKLPVVLLCIGYFLLTVAEKLDRLKKKRKQDVLNSLTFVFLLIDNGDFDLKDALDPNGKKPSEPTKKPPGGNRPRPPLYPDLRPYSDNNGNGGNSLNGGGGGNIGTGSFSDLDLNDGKHLPPYPAGEDEQNSGHGNTGKVIFITDFSPSLVDSTTTAQITSPVVAVAVLLTFGAIAGYSAYKQKRYCFKPRGKTDCSMCYNISVKSMLDAAAWIRLEDVFIMHGSCCIRTCLFSQLGKIIVSPVDQSIIFSESDTYDGGDERK; this comes from the exons ATGGTGAAACTGCCAGTTGTTCTTTTGTGCATTGGGTACTTTCTGTTAACTGTTGCAG AAAAGCTAgataggctaaaaaaaaaaaggaaacaagatgTTTTAAACTCTTTAACGTTTGTGTTCCTTTTGATAGACAATGGCGATTTTGACTTAAAAGATGCTCTTGACCCAA ATGGTAAGAAGCCTTCTGAACCAACCAAAAAGCCACCAGGGG GTAACAGACCTCGACCTCCCTTATATCCTGATCTTAGACCATATTCAGATAATAATGGAAACGGTG GAAATTCCCTTAATGGTGGCGGCGGTGGCAACATTGGTACTG gttcATTTAGTGACTTAGATCTCAACGATGGGAAACATTTACCCCCATACCCAGCAG GCGAGGATGAGCAAAATTCAGGTCACGGAAATACTG gaaaagtgataTTCATAAcagatttttccccttccttagTTGACTCCACTACGACAGCTCAGATTACGTCTCCTGTTGTTGCTGTAGCTGTGCTGTTGACTTTTGGGGCCATAGCTGGCTACAGTGCTTATAAGCAGAAAAGATACTGTTTTAAACCAAGAGGTAAGACTGATTGTAGTATGTGTTATAATATCTCAGTAAAATCAATGCTGGATGCAGCAGCTTGGATAAGACTTGAGGATGTCTTCATTATGCATGGGTCATGCTGTATTAGGACCTGTCTTTTCTCACAATTAGGGAAGATTATTGTATCTCCAGTGgatcaatcaatcatttttagTGAGTCTGACACTTATGATGGAGgggatgaaagaaaataa